CAGCACAATGACAAAGAGAAAAATAGCCCTGATAACAGGTGGCAGTAGAGGACTGGGCAGGGACATGGCCATCAAAATAGCCAGAAGAGGACTAGATGTGGTGATCACCTATCACTCCAATCAAGCGGCCGCCGAAGCAGTAGTGGCCGAAATAGAAAAAGCTGGTAGCTCAGGGTATGCGCTACAGCTAGACAGTAGCAACACAAAAGGCTTTGATGTTTTCTACAAGCAACTATCCGACTACCTGATCCATAAAACAGGGAGTGCCCACTTTGATTACCTGGTCAACAATGCCGGAACAGGCATCTATCAGCCATTCAGTGAGACAACTGAAGAGCAATTTGACGAAATGATGAACATCCACCTGAAAGGAGTTTATTTTCTTACCCAAAAAGCCTTACCCTTGCTCAATAACGGGGGCAGTATCATCAATATTTCATCTGGTTTGGCTCGATTCACTTTCCCTAATTCATCTGCCTATGCCTCTATGAAGGGCGCAATTGAGGTTTTTACACGCTACCTTGCCAAAGAGCTGGGTCACAGAGGTATCACAGCCAATGTAGTAGCTCCTGGGGCTGTAGCCACAGACTTTGGCAATGGTACCAACAAAACCAATGAGCAGAAGAGGAAAATCGTATCCAGTGTCACTGCCCTGGGTCGTGTGGGTGAGCCTGAAGACATAGGTGGAGTAGTTGCTTTTCTCTGTAGTGAGGATGCCCACTGGGTCAATGCTCAGCGTATAGAAGCCTCTGGAGGAACATTAGTTTAACATGCACAACATCAAATCCATTAGTGAATACCACCAACTGGCCAACCTGCCCAAACCGGAGCATCCGTTGGTCAGCCTGGTGGATTATTCCCAGGTAAATTACCAGACCGACGGAGATGAGATCAGCATAGTCTCTGGTCACTACTCCATTGCCCTGAAAAGAGGAATGAGCGGTAAATTCAGGTATGGTCAGCAGCCATACGATTTCGATGAAGGGCTGATGTCCTTTGTGTCTCCAGGGCAGGTGATCACGGTGAAAGTACACCGCGAGCCGAATCCACACCCCACGGGCTGGATACTGCTCATCCACCCGGATTTTCTTTGGAATACTCCGCTGGCTACCCGAATTAAAAACTATGAGTTTTTCGGATATCACATCCATGAGGCCCTCTTCCTATCCGAAAAGGAGGAAAAGTCAATGATTGGTATCATGGAAAATATCCGGGAGGAATACCACTCCAACATCGACCAGTTCAGTCAAAACATCATCATCTCACAGGTGGAAGTACTGCTAAGCTATGCCGAGCGATTTTACCAGCGGCAATTCATTACCAGAAAAATCTCCAACCATGAAATTTTGGGCAGACTGGAAACCATCCTTAGGCGCCATTTTGCGCAGGGTAACCTGGCGAGCGTTGGACTTCCCGTGGTGGAAGAAATTGCCGATCAGTTGAATGTATCGTCGGGGTACCTCAGTAGCCTGCTCAAAATTCATACAGGTCTGAATACTCAGCAGCACATTCACGAAAAGCTGATTGAAAAGGCCAAAGAAAAACTCTCGACCACTCAGCTTTCAGTCAGCGAGATCGCCTATAGCCTTGGGTTTGAGCACTCCCAGTCGTTCAGCAGACTTTTCAAAAGTAAGACCAAGCTCTCACCACTGGAATTCAGACAATCCTTTAATTGAGCATTCATACTTCAATCCGCGAGTCATTCCTCCTCTACTTCTGAGAGTGACGGCTCCAGTCAGAATATAGTACACCCAAATAATGCACTGAAATTTGCGCAGTTACTTAACTGCACATATATTTGCAGTCAAGTGACTGCATAAATGGAACTAAGAAGAGATGTATTTCAGGCCATAGCTGACCCCACCCGCCGGGCCATCATCGCTTTGGTGGCCATGCAAGCCATGACTCCCAGTGCCATTGCCGAAAATTTCAAGTCCTCCAGACAGACTATTTCCAAGCACATACAGATACTGACCGCCTGTGAGATACTGGAGCAGGAGCAAACTGGACGCACCATCCACTATCATCTGAATCCTCAAAAATTCAAAGAAATCGCAGATTTCATAGAGCCATTCAGGCAGCTATGGGACGACCGGTTCAACAAGCTGGAGGCCGTGATGAAAAACTATCAATCTGATCAATAAATGTCTATGGAACCCAAAACCAAGATTCACGCCGAAGATGGTAAGCAGGAATTGCTCATCACCAGAGCATTTGACATTCCCCTGGAGCTACTCTTCAAGGCCTATGCAGAACCCCACCTCGTAGAACAGTGGATGGGCACCAAAGTGTTGAAGTTGGAAAACAAAAGGCATGGCAGCTGGCAGTTCGAAACCACCGACCCAAGGGGGAACAAACACGGTTTCAACGGCACCATTCATGAGTTTATCCCGAACGAGAAAATCACCAGAACCTTTGAAATGGACAATACCGGTTTTGGTGTGCAGCTGGAGTTTCTGGAGTTTGAAACCCTCACAGACAAAACCAGCCAACTCATCATGCATGTGGTATATCGCTCTGTGGCGATCAGGGATCAAATCCTCCAACTACCTTTCGCTCAGGGTATCAATATGGCCCACAATCGACTTGAAAAAATCTTAACTCAATTAAAATAATCCAATGACTAAGAGAAATAAAATCATCTACTGGATCGCTACCCTTTGGCTGGCCTTAGGCACGACCTCTACCGGAATCGTTCAGCTTATAAAAATGGATGAAGAAGTAGCCAAAATGACGCAACTGGGCTACCCAAGCTACATATTGACAATACTCGGCACCTGGAAACTACTGGGTGTGGTGGCTGTACTTATCCCCCGGTTTCCGCTACTCAAGGAATGGGCTTACGCTGGGTTTTTCTTTAACATGTCGGGCGCCATATTTTCACATTTAGCAGGGGGAAGTGATCCGATCGAGTTCTTCGGGCCTACTCTTTTGATTGTATTAACGGTCGTATCATGGTATTTTAGACCAGCTGACAGAAAAATAGCTTGAATCATTCCACCAACTCATGAATCCCAAGGTTGACTTCTTTTTTAACAAAACCAGCAAGTGGCAGCAAGAATACGCGCTATTGAGGAAAATCATTCTGCAAACGGAGCTCACAGAAGAACTGAAATGGGGATGTCCCTGCTATACTTTTCAAAAAACCAATGTGGTATTGATCCATGGATTTAAGGAATACTGTGCCCTCCTGTTTCACAAAGGAGCTCTACTGAAAAACACCGATGCCCTCCTCATCCAGCAAACTGAAAATGTGCAGGCAGCCCGGCAGATCCGTTTCACCAGCCTCCAGCAAATAAAGGATCTGGAATCTACCCTGAAGTCCTATATTTATGAAGCCATTGAAGTGGAGCGTGCCGGCCTGAAAGTGGAACTCAAAAAGACGTCTGAATTCAATATGCCTGATGAATTCAGACAGGTATTAGATGAATATATTGAGTTGAAAACGGCTTTTGAGGCACTGACACCCGGTAGGCAAAGAGGGTACCTCTTGCATTTCTCTCAGCCCAAGCAATCCAAAACACGTGAATCCAGAATTGAGAAATGCATTCCACGGATTCTGGAAGGAAAGGGATTAAATGATCTTTAATCGAGCATAAGGGATGAACAAAGATGTGAATACGTATTTCTCAGATGGGTGCGGACGGTGCTCGTTTTATGCTACCCCACAGTGTAAAGTGAGAAATTGGCCGAAAGAGCTCGAACAACTCAGAAGAATTGCTCTCGATTCCGGGCTCAACGAAGAATCAAAATGGGGTGTACCCTGCTATACCCATCAGGGTAAAAACATCTTAATTGTCAGCGCTTTCAAGGAATACTGTGCCCTTAGTTTTTTCAAAGGATCCTTACTTCAGGACACTTATGGTCTACTGGAAAAGCCCGGAGAGAACACACAAGGAGGACGTCTCATTAAATTCACCCGTTTGAAAGAGGTCTTGGATCAGGAGACCACACTCAAAGCCTACATTTATGAGGCCATCGAAGTAGAAAAAGCTGGTTTGGAGGTGACTTTCAAAGAAAACCCCGAACCTCTACCGGAAGAGTTACAGTTGAAGCTGCAGGAAAATCCTGACTTGAAGGCAGCTTTTGAAGCCTTGACTCCCGGTAAGCAAAGAGGCTATATCCTGCATTTCTCGGCACCCAAACAGGCCAAAACGAGAATATCAAGGATTGAGAAATGTATTCCGCAGATTCTGGAAGGAAAAGGATTTTTTGATCGTTACCCTTGAGCAAGTCCCTTTTTGCACCCCCAATCCCCCCTCCATCCGTTAAGTAGTCAAATGCTTAACATACATGATCGAAAAGGTAAACATCCTGAACACAGAGATCCTCTCTGACAACTGGTACACTCTCCGAAAAATCACCTACGAATACCTCAAAAAAGATGGCTCCCTCCAAACACAGACCCGGGAAGCCTACGACCGGGGCAATGGCGCCACCATCCTCCTCTACAACAAAGCTCAGAAAACCGTCATCCTCACACGGCAGTTTCGATTGCCCACCTTTATCAATGGGAATGACAGTGGCATGCTGATAGAAGCCTGTGCCGGCCTGCTGGATAAAGACAATCCTGAAGACTGCATCAAACGAGAAACAGAAGAAGAAACGGGCTATCAAGTATCCTCTGTTCACAAAATATTCGAAGCCTATATGTCACCAGGCTCGGTCACGGAAATATTACACTTCTTCATTGCTGAGTATGCCAAAGAGATGAAAGTCAGTGACGGAGGCGGAGTGGAACACGAAGAGGAAAATATTGAAGTCATGGAACTCCCCTTTGAAACGGCCCTGAATATGATCAGCTCAGGTGAAATCAAAGACGGAAAAACCATTATGCTTCTCCAACACCTCAGACTGCACCAGATCTTATGACCTTCAATGAACCGGGTGGGCCCTGGCCCACCCGAAGAGATTAATCCTCATATTGAAATACCTCCTCAATAGTGAGCCGAAACAAGCCCGCCAATTTGAAAGCCAGCGGCAAACTGGGATCAAACTTCCCCTTTTCTATGGCGTTGATGGTCTGTCGGGACACCCCCAGCTCATCGGCGAGTTGTGCCTGGGTGATGTCCCGTTCGGCACGTAATACTTTGATGCGATTCTTCATTTGTAACGCGTTAAACCGACCACAGTAGCCACCAAATAGGTGAGCCCAATCAATATCACAAGGTGCGAAATCTCCGCATCATAGCTGATCACATTGGCAACATCCAGCATTGAGTAGCTAAGCCCTCCTACTACCGCAACACCCAATGCCAGTGCCAGTGACTCCAACTGCACTTTTCTGTTTAACTCATCCAACCCATTCAAATGTCTCTTATTCGCCAGGATCATCCCCACACCGATCGCGGTATTGATCAGGATTGCTATTAGCGAAATAGAAGCATCATTTTCCCAGATGTATTTTGGTCCTAAGGAAACCACTGCCATGGTGAGGGTCCAGGCCAGGGTCCATACAGCCAAATTTGCTGTGTTACGCTTATTCACCTGTTTCCAACTTTCTGATTGCTTACTCATAAGTCAAGTTAGTTTTAATTTTAGTCAAGTTTATTTGACACAAATAAAGACCAATTAAGTTAGATATCAAACTCATCAGACAAAAAGTTAAGTAAACTTTACATTTTCATAAAAATAGCTTCCAAGAATTACCTCACACCCGCTGATGTAGTGTTGATGTAATGGATGTTGTAGTATTGATGTAACCGGTGCTGTGGTATTGATGTGTTGTGTTCCCCCAGACTCCGGGATATACTGGAGTAATTTTAAAAATTGAATCAATAAAAAATAAAAACCATAAAAACAGGGATTTATTCTGGCTTCATTTTACAAAATTTAAAATCAAACAGAACACGAAAACCAGTAAAAATCCCAATCTCAACCATCACTTATCTAAACCTATGTTATGAACAATCCAACAACACCATGGAAATCCATCTTGCTAACGCTGATCCTTATCTTCACCTTTTTCTTTAATCCTATAGCACAAACCATCCCGGTAGGCAGTGGTAGCTACATTACAGTATTTCCCGGCACCGATGCAGCCGGACGCAATACCTTTCCCAGTGGCTCTCCGCAGCTCTCTGGGGCGGCTGGCACCAAGCCTGTACCTACTAACGATTGGTACTCTAATATGATCAAAGTGGATCATGGCGGGCAGGCCTTTAACTATCCCTTATCCTATAAGTCACTCACCAGCGGCTTGGTCATCAACTACACGGTGCCTCCTGCGGCTGGCCCTACAGAGTATCGTCAGCCGATGGGTGATGTCAATGGCATAGTCATGGGTGTAGATGGCCTCAGTGCCAGTCAGTCCACTGCCTCTGACCACTCCGACTGGGCAGTCACCATGTCCTGGGCAGGTTCCGGCAAAACCTTCAACGCCACTATGGGCATTGGCATGCCCTTCACCTATTTCACCAAAGGCGGCAGTGATGTGGCCAAAGTCTCGGTTAATCACAATCCTGCGGGAGCCACGGTAAGCGGTAACAAAATCATCATCACCAACAACTACAACGGCGCTAACTTCGTGATTTTCGGGCCCGCCGGCACAGTATGGTCAGGAAGTGGAGGACAATATACCTCCAGCCTCAACGGCAAAAACTACTGGTCTATAGCCATGCTCCCACCTGGCGCCGATGTGAATTCGGCCATTACAGCTTTGGAGCCACATGCCTTTGTTTTTCCAGGCAATACCCTTTCTGACTACAGCTATAATGAGGCCACTGGCACAGTGACCACCACATTCACCATCACTCCCGATGTGAAAGAAGGTGGCAATAACACCTTCGTACAAGGCCTCCTTCCCCATCAATGGTCTCGACTCGCCTCCGGATCGGCACAGCCCACTGGCATGAGCTACCCAACCGTGCGAGGCGAATTGAAACTTCTTCATGGCAATACTTTCTCTGTGGCCAATAAGTTTGCAGGCATCCTGCCCACCCTGCCCGACTTGGGAAAATACAGTAGCGGATTTGATCCAGGAGCACTCTACCAGAAAATAGAGGCCATCAAAAATGACGGACTGGCTGAATGGACCGACTCCTACAATGAAGGGCAGGCCATGAATCGCCTGATTCAGGTGGCTCACCTGGCAGACCAGATCGGACACACCGAAGCTCGTGATCAGCTAGTCAATACCGTGAAAAGCAGACTGGAAGACTGGTTCAAAGCGGAAGGTGGCGAAGTGGCCTTCCTCTTCTACTACAATGATACCTGGAAGACCATGATCGGGTACCCCGCCGGACACCGCCAGGATCAAAACCTGAACGATCATCATTTTCACTGGGGTTACTTCATACATGCGGCAGCGGCCATAGAGCAGTACCAGCCCGGCTGGGCGGCGCAATGGGGCGGCATGGTAGACCTACTCATCCGCGATGCATCCAACCCATCCCGAACGGATGCGATGTTCCCATTTATGAGAAATTTCAGCCCTTTTGCAGGGCATTGCTGGGCCAATGGATTTGCCACTGAGCCTTTTGGCAATGACCAGGAATCCACTTCAGAATCCATGCAATTCAACTCCTCGCTGATCCACTGGGGGTCGGTCACTGGCAATGATGCCATCAGAGACCTGGGGATTTACCTCTACACCACTGAGCAGTCGGCCATAGAAGAGTACTGGTTTGATCAGAATGACCGCACATTTCAGCCCGAATATCAGCATGAGATGGTAGCCCGAATCTGGGGTGGTGGGTATGACAATGGCACCTGGTGGACACAGGACATTGCAGCTTCCTACGGCATTCAGCTTTACCCAATCCACGGTGGAGCACTCTATATGGGCCACAATACGGCCTATGTACAGGAAGTTTGGAACGGGATGACCTCCAAAACGGATGTACTGAATAATGTATCGAATGACAACCTGTGGTACGACACCTACTGGAGTTTCCTTTCCTTTTCGGATCCAGAGCTGGCCATCAGCCTTTATGATGCCTACCCCGACCGAAACATTAAGTTTGGCATATCCGATGCCCAAACGTACCACTGGCTGCATGCCATGAATGCTATGGGACAGGTCATGGAAGAAGTGACTGCCGATTATCCTATTTCAGCGGTATTCAATAAAAATGGGGTGAAAACGTACGTAGCGCACAAC
This Marinoscillum sp. 108 DNA region includes the following protein-coding sequences:
- a CDS encoding helix-turn-helix transcriptional regulator, which gives rise to MKNRIKVLRAERDITQAQLADELGVSRQTINAIEKGKFDPSLPLAFKLAGLFRLTIEEVFQYED
- a CDS encoding YdeI family protein, with protein sequence MNPKVDFFFNKTSKWQQEYALLRKIILQTELTEELKWGCPCYTFQKTNVVLIHGFKEYCALLFHKGALLKNTDALLIQQTENVQAARQIRFTSLQQIKDLESTLKSYIYEAIEVERAGLKVELKKTSEFNMPDEFRQVLDEYIELKTAFEALTPGRQRGYLLHFSQPKQSKTRESRIEKCIPRILEGKGLNDL
- the nudK gene encoding GDP-mannose pyrophosphatase NudK; this translates as MIEKVNILNTEILSDNWYTLRKITYEYLKKDGSLQTQTREAYDRGNGATILLYNKAQKTVILTRQFRLPTFINGNDSGMLIEACAGLLDKDNPEDCIKRETEEETGYQVSSVHKIFEAYMSPGSVTEILHFFIAEYAKEMKVSDGGGVEHEEENIEVMELPFETALNMISSGEIKDGKTIMLLQHLRLHQIL
- a CDS encoding SDR family oxidoreductase, with the translated sequence MTKRKIALITGGSRGLGRDMAIKIARRGLDVVITYHSNQAAAEAVVAEIEKAGSSGYALQLDSSNTKGFDVFYKQLSDYLIHKTGSAHFDYLVNNAGTGIYQPFSETTEEQFDEMMNIHLKGVYFLTQKALPLLNNGGSIINISSGLARFTFPNSSAYASMKGAIEVFTRYLAKELGHRGITANVVAPGAVATDFGNGTNKTNEQKRKIVSSVTALGRVGEPEDIGGVVAFLCSEDAHWVNAQRIEASGGTLV
- a CDS encoding SRPBCC domain-containing protein, which codes for MEPKTKIHAEDGKQELLITRAFDIPLELLFKAYAEPHLVEQWMGTKVLKLENKRHGSWQFETTDPRGNKHGFNGTIHEFIPNEKITRTFEMDNTGFGVQLEFLEFETLTDKTSQLIMHVVYRSVAIRDQILQLPFAQGINMAHNRLEKILTQLK
- a CDS encoding DoxX family protein, whose protein sequence is MTKRNKIIYWIATLWLALGTTSTGIVQLIKMDEEVAKMTQLGYPSYILTILGTWKLLGVVAVLIPRFPLLKEWAYAGFFFNMSGAIFSHLAGGSDPIEFFGPTLLIVLTVVSWYFRPADRKIA
- a CDS encoding AraC family transcriptional regulator translates to MHNIKSISEYHQLANLPKPEHPLVSLVDYSQVNYQTDGDEISIVSGHYSIALKRGMSGKFRYGQQPYDFDEGLMSFVSPGQVITVKVHREPNPHPTGWILLIHPDFLWNTPLATRIKNYEFFGYHIHEALFLSEKEEKSMIGIMENIREEYHSNIDQFSQNIIISQVEVLLSYAERFYQRQFITRKISNHEILGRLETILRRHFAQGNLASVGLPVVEEIADQLNVSSGYLSSLLKIHTGLNTQQHIHEKLIEKAKEKLSTTQLSVSEIAYSLGFEHSQSFSRLFKSKTKLSPLEFRQSFN
- a CDS encoding YdeI family protein; the encoded protein is MNKDVNTYFSDGCGRCSFYATPQCKVRNWPKELEQLRRIALDSGLNEESKWGVPCYTHQGKNILIVSAFKEYCALSFFKGSLLQDTYGLLEKPGENTQGGRLIKFTRLKEVLDQETTLKAYIYEAIEVEKAGLEVTFKENPEPLPEELQLKLQENPDLKAAFEALTPGKQRGYILHFSAPKQAKTRISRIEKCIPQILEGKGFFDRYP
- a CDS encoding helix-turn-helix transcriptional regulator, whose protein sequence is MELRRDVFQAIADPTRRAIIALVAMQAMTPSAIAENFKSSRQTISKHIQILTACEILEQEQTGRTIHYHLNPQKFKEIADFIEPFRQLWDDRFNKLEAVMKNYQSDQ